The stretch of DNA TGTCATGACTTATGTTGCCTAACATTTTTGGCATAAGCACACCTCTAATCAAGCTATAAGAACGCATGTTCAGTCATAATGATCAATATCTACAGGTGTTGGATTCTTTAAGAGATACTCTAATCGTCTCTTCAACCAGCCTAACTTCACCCAAAACCCTTTGAAATTAGATGGAAGGCCAGTACCTATCTTGGGCGCTTCAACAAAGACTTGTTCTAGATTGTGCTAAAAAATTCCATTACAAGACGCTCGTACATTGGAGGCCCCATCAACAACTTTACATATTCTAATGTTTTTGTTGCTTCGCCTCATAAGAGATGAAATGTATGGGTTTATTGTCCCCATTGTTCAATTAGAGCGAATAGGAAATAGAAAATGCAAGCAACTATCCTAAATTGACTTGCATGATAGAAATCGATGTCTATTAATTGAGAATGGTTCTCTAGTTAGGAAGACCTATATTCATATTACCATGAAGTTGAGCCACAAGAGGATACTCTAATGTTGTTGCATCTTGAGAAACATATCTTTGTTCGGATTTCAATAATTGGGAAGTCATTACAATATGTTTGGAAATTGTAATTTAAAGGTACTTAGCTATATAAGGTATAGGGTAGAACATAGAAAATGATTAGGTTTGGTTTTCTATGAAAAACTAGCAAATATGATTGCCTATTTATAGGTTTTAAATTTAAGGTTCTGGTTGGGTTTTTATATAAAACTCGACacccattatttttttatttcaacttttgtttcgctaaaattttttttgattatgttgttaatttttttaaaaaaatttctgttCACAACTTGACACTGATAAATATCGAAATTAAGGTTTAAGATTATTTATAActgtttcaaaattaaattaatttaatatcgtttaatttttaaatattttactataaacttgaaacatataaatatcaaattataataatcatatcataataattaaaaaagttgGTGGCGTTGATAATTACACTAAACTCAAAACAAAATTACAAATGGATATTCAAGTATTCCTAAAAAAAAAGTATGCTTCAAAATAACTTTTCGATacacataataaaaaaaaattaaattttatattatataaaagtgaaaaaaaaaacccttaaaagaTATATGAAAATCTCTTAATATACAAGTTTTTTTATTGagataaatatatatagttagttataaatgaaaattttatatttcgtGACAAGACGACATCActtaatcattaaaaataaacatttaatgtGGTAACACAATCATTATATATGCTGTAActaattataaagtatatatattggTCCCTCCTATAAATCTTTGGCTTCTCTCTTCATTCAACatctctttctcttttccttttctctttgtTTGATGTGATTCTCCACTATCATCTTAACACAGACGCAACAAAACTTTACGCAAGGAAATTGAAGACCAAGAAAACCATGGTTTTTTCCTCCATCCCTGCTTATCTTGATCCACCCCACTGGCAACATGTATGATTTCCTTTTTGAATTTCTTAACATGGTTTTCCTTgacaaaaaaaaagcaaaaattctaaaaaatatatattcttcttgttacctttttttttttttggttaatatcTTGTTGAATATACTAGGTATTTGATTTCTTTTGCTTTCCTTGTATTTTAACAGCATACAAATCATCAAGCCGGTCCTAGTAGCAGCACAAGCGGTCATCAGCTTCCTCCTCCTCCAGGACCTCCACAACCACCACCAGCTCAACAACCACAAGGAGGAGGTGGAGCTGGCTCGATCCGACCCGGTTCAATGACCGATCGAGCTCGTTTGGCGAACATACATATGCCAGAAGCAGCATTAAAATGCCCAAGATGTGAATCAACAAACACAAAGTTTTGTTACTTCAACAACTATAATCTCACACAGCCTCGTCACTTTTGCAGAACTTGTAAAAGGTACTGGACTAGAGGAGGTGCCTTAAGAAATGTTCCGGTCGGAGGTGGATGCCGTAGGAACAAAAGAAGCAAAGGAAGTAGCTCGAAATCTGCGGTCACCGATGACAGGCAAACAGCTTCTAGTTCTTCAAAGAGTAGTGGAAGCACTGATATTTTAGGCCTTGGAACTCAGGTTCCTCCACTCAGGTTCATGTCTCCTTTGCATAATCTTACTGATTTTGGGTTGAATTATGGGACAATTTCAGCACCAGTTGGTGGACCAAGTGACCTAAGTTTTCAAATAGCAAGTACTTGGAGTGGGGGTGCCACCGCTGCTCCAGGTATGATTGGTTGGGAACATTGGCGGCTACAACAAGCGCCGCAATTTCCCTTCCTAgggggcttggaatcttcttccGGGTTATACCAATTTGAAACTGTAGGTGTTGAACCCTCGGGTCACGGTGGCGGACCTAAAATTTCAAGCTCGGCAGCAACCCAGATGGCTTCAGTGAAAATGGATGGTAATAACCAGCAAGAACTGAATTTATCAAAGCAAATTTTGGGAGTTCCCGGAAATGATGAGTACTGGGGCGGAACTGCATGGACAGATCTTTCCCGTTTCAGCTCTTCATCCACTAGCAATCCCTTATAGATTTGGCTCTCTATGTAACACTCTCTCATGTAGACATCAAGGACTTATGGTTTCTCAGAATCGACTGAAACCCTAAAATTGGTAGACTTTCACTTTTCTTACTAGAATGGGTAGAttttaatttatgaatatgtCTTCCATCGTGAGCGTATCAGCAGTTATATTTATATGTAGAGCTTGTATAAGGCATATATATTGATGATATACACTGCGAAAATTATGtgttttaagttttataatttgatgattatatatatatgccacTTAATATCTTCTTTACAAGTGAATCGCAAATCAGTTTTTACATTGTTAGATATATAGTTCATATTCTAATCATTTTAACTCCacattttaatccaaatttggagctcatatatatacatagagagagagagagagagagagaatcaTACTTTGAACTTCTTCTTGTCGTTTCTACATTTTAAAACTTTCACTCTAGTCTCAAGTTTCAACCCAAAGCAATGCTCCAAATTTAGAAAATGGAATAATATCGaatttagttttatataaataatttctgATTCAATCTACTTtactttatatttttcttttgatttatacGAAAGAGAAGGCCCTAAAGGATGATTGTATTCCGCATTTGCATTAAATGGTTACAACACTCTACATTTCAGTATCTATATGGTTGACATAGGTGTTTCCAAATTTTCCTTTTCGGGTTCGTTTGAGTCCCTAATGTTTTAGGAGATGGCAAGCAATTGGACATGTTAGATTGCAGCATTATTACATTGTGTCTAAATCCAGTTTGGTAATGATAATTTGTGAGAGATAATGAAGATGACATGGATGCTGGTGGCAGGGAATGATTTTGTAATAATTTGAGAAACGTACTTGTTTGTATTGAGATATGAGGGAGAGAAGATTAAACCAATGAGAAAAACCGAAtaacataataattattataatgcaAGGACAAGTCTCAAAAGACTCCAAATTCCTTTTCATATTCTTAAAATATAAGGAGAAGTTGATTTGTACTGTCTTTGAGAGTTATGGTATTTGGGTTTATTCATATTTGATGATAATAATAAGTTGCCTTTAGAATATTATTAAAgtgataaaaatagaaaagaaaaagagtaggTATGAAGATAGCAAGGTCAAAAGAGATTTGGAAGGCGAAGCAACTATAGGTTTCTGTTCTGACAAAGGGAATGGAATGTCTGACCCATTTTCCTAAGTTTGACGCGAGTGAGCGCGTGCTTGTTCAACACTCACTATGAGACAAACTACTGGTTTGTCATCATGTGGACCTCACATCTCAGATTCTTGTCTCCCTCAATGTGCTGCCCTTTTTTTTAATGCTTAATGTATTATGtctgttttagatttttttttcttccaatttATCATGCTTTATCTCCCTTGTCCTATTGGCTCATGTCAAGCTTCAGTGCTTTGGTGCAACACAGAGAGGAACCATCACCCAAATAATCATTTCTTAATTGATGCAAGTGCTGAATTAGTCAGTTGTCCAATAAATTTGGCTTCATGTTTGTGGAAATCTGGACAAAAAATTCAGCAACATGagctaattaattaataaatcaaatgaTCATTTGAGTAAAAGCATAAAAAGTACAATCACCGAAATATAATCAACAAACCCAAATTCATGATTAAAATGGTTAGAACAATCCCAAGTTTTATACTGAGTGTTGCATCATCATATGAATGAAACATTACGAGCATCACTATCAGTGCTGTACATAAGTTCGGCATTGACGACAGCACTATGAGAAAGATGGTTTAAGGGATAGATTTAACATCTTAATCTCTATTATTAGTTTGAATACCTAATATGATAATCTATCTCTTCTTACCAGCTTCACTCGATCAGACCACAAATTAAAATCAATGACAAATAACAGTAatgtaattacaaataatttaggCAAACAACCATAAGGTGATGTTGAAAGAAAAGAATCTGAGGGAGGGTTTGGGGTTTTGCTTTTGCAAGAACCGAGGCTGCTTATCAAACAATCGTTAGAACTTTACAATGTTTATCTGAAGGATGCTTATCTGAAGGATGCTGTAGTGGGTGATTCGGTCAATCGCCTTTTTCTCAGTAATCAATGGGATAGAACTTTACAATGTTTGTTCAAATTAACGTTAACACAAGTTATAATAACAATACATGAATAAACTAATTTTTAAGGTTCGGAAATTCAAGCCAAATCACATCTAAACTTTGTATATAGTGAGTTCTCATGTGGGTTTGATTAGGGCACATGCAACTCTGAGCCCTAAGGATTTATTGCTGCAGGCTCtcacttttgttttatttttacagCATAAATTAATTGGATGTAACTGTAATGATTATgaagaattataaatttttagatgtttttGGGTGATAGAGTACAATTACATCGTAATTTTCTATATCATGTTTGGTGTACAGGTGTTCATGTGTTGGGCTATGCCTAAACATGATATTAACACATATTATGCTTATCCAAGCTTGACAGGCTCAaaatatgagcctaaaattttacccatgtccGTCCATAATTGTAATTGGCTAACCCAAGCTTATTTTAGGCTCACCtataatgtaacagcccgattttcagttgtgtcaaaaatagtggttcgaggctactaaattcgacgagtaaactcgtaaattttattatttagtatttatgagtcaaatgtggttttagaaaaaattttgaattagtgatttttatttaataataattaggtcaagtggttttagaaaataatgtATCAatacctcgtttctataaaccgagctgtaaatatatttataaaatatttacagagtgtcattaaggtagaaTTAAAGTttcgataaaaaaaatttaacgttttgatagttaattaattagaaaggactaaattgaaaaaggtgcaaaacttgtgaattataagaaatagtgattaaatggcttaaatgataaatatgggagGACTTAAAGAGTAAATAAGCCTAAAGAAGatggttgaggcggcataagtgtgaaaataataataaagtaatgtgatttaagggcaaaattgtaaataaaatgaaattaaaataaccaaattggaTTTTAATAGTTTCTAGACAATTTCTTCTCCAATTTTCTATCCAAAAACATCATTGAAGAGATCTTAAAGTTGGTTTTCATATTTTAGCtccatgtgagtttaattcttactcttttcttgtaacttttatatttttaagacttttacaattaagtccaacTTAATATtaccttagtttttgattttattgaaaattttggaagttaccattgTTGAATTTAGGATGTTTTAGATGAAtaaacatggatttagagctttaattttgttatatgatgattctATAAAGtgatttgttaaatattgattttaggatcaATTTGTGAAGAAGTTAAAGAATTACGGtttgatattaaattttttttatcaagggttgtatgatagcctagaatatttagataaattattaatttagaaaaaaaagttaatttgatagattaattaattagttaagggacttaattgaaaaagttgtaaaagttttgggtatttgtgtaaatttgaaaaattgaagggtattaattgtgaagtgaattgaaactgaaatatattctaatgaatgaataaatttatattctagatcaagatcccgtagacactcgtgaaaaaagaaaattagtggaatagtccctgaacttttgcaaatattacaatttaacccgagaaagttcgtacggttaaactttaatatttatattgaatttatgagtggtattatgtatttattctattgttgaaaataaaatattgttaaaattataaatttgaattgaatatttggATTAAATGGAACGCAAGATTTGAGTACATTCAACATTTGGTGAATTGACGACATTGGAGGAAAATCAcagcaaattacccaagtaaaccgaggttcagcatttgttgagAACTTTCGTGTTTACATTCTGTTTAGCTTTCATGAGCTTATGTTTAACTCATACGAGTTTTCGTTCAGCTCTATTGAGCTTCTATTTAACCTTTATGGGTTTCtgttaagctcttatgagcttccgttcagctcttacgagcttccgttcaacctttatgggtttctgtttagctctcatgagcttctatttagccttcgggcttctgaaaatgatgtactcttatccgtaagacgttctccgATTTGAGAAGATTTGGTAAATGACTTATGAAATTGAAGGACATATTGTTTGTTTGGTATTGATCTGGAATAAGTGTATTCatcgattgaagttgtgattGGCAAGGAGTTTACaatgaatgaatttatttaattgaattgttatagtaagttcggtaagatttatgtttaacccatcaaacttactaagcttcattaagcttacttgtgttgtttaatgtctttgtagatGTTCGTGAGGTCGGAAGATCAGATCAATacatcaagtcacactatctagCTTATTCCGGTAGTTTTTGAAGCGTTCAacatggtttatatggcatgtatagggattgatGTGGATTAGATTAAAGTTGACATGTATAGATGTTATGAATGACATTTTGTTTGCATAATCAACCTagatatgttttggtttggaaaTGAAGTAAATTGTGATGTGGTTATGATGGATATATGCTTATAAGAATTTAGTTAGTAGTAAACCttagcaaaatttgttaaatagaCTAAATAGGTAAGTTTGAGTATTTAAggtatatgtgatgatatattgtatataataCATGACTTTGTCTTGTTTTGAATGCTTTGTTGTGGTATattgatgtgttaaaatgttatATTTAGGTTGATACCTAAATGGGTGAGAGATGTGGCCttgaaatggcttattttcgtccacatgggtgtgtgtcttagccgtgtgagacacacgacctagcacatgggcgtgtggtttggccgtgtgtgacacacgacctagcacatgggagtgtgttttggtcgtgtgtcctctgcatctttagaattgagaaacaaaatactTAGGTATTTTCACACAATCTagcgcacgggcgtgtggcttggttgtgtgacctctgcattttaattttacaagtcagtatgcttacacggcctagcacacgagcgtgtagcttggccatgtgacccaaatCAATAAACATCCTAAtttggacacgggctaggacatggtcgTATGCCTCAATTTTGAacgcccacacggcctgagacacgggcatgtctcttgaccgtgtgagccatacggccTGTCCATATGGGTATGTGTCCCTTGCtcctttgaaaatttttgatattttttgaaaacttttttgaGTTCCCTCGgtttagttttagtttatttcaaatgtgtattttgggccttgaagGCTCATATAAGGGAAAATATAAGTGATTATGATTAGTTTTTTATATGtttgttaaatgatatgaaatgttcgtatttgatctgaaaagtctgataatgctttgtaaccctgttcttggcgacggataagggttagcggtgttacatttaatggtatcaaagcttTGATTTAGTCAATTCTCTAAGCAAACATAGTGTGTGAaatgtctagaaatacatgtcatataaatttgtgatagtgtgatgtgtatgatctgATCTTAAAAATAAgaacttaaaaatatgttctttggGTATATGAACCAGTGGTTTAGTGCATTTATGCAAGAAAGAAATctggctcaacaacctccaccccctactGTACCACTTGTAGTGCCCCCGATTGCACCTCCACCTCCTCTAGTGACTGAATCTCAGAAACTCAGAAAGTGTGGAATTGAAGAATTTCGAGGCAGGTCAGAAGATGATCTAGTTCAAGCTGAGTATTGGCTTCAAAATACAATAagagtttttgaagaaattgTTTGTTCCCCTGATGATTATCTTAGATGTGTCATTTCATTATTGAAAGAGGAAGCATATAACTGGTAGTCAACAAAAGTGGCTGTAGTGCCAAAGGAGAAAATTTCCTTGGAATTTTTCCAAActaaatttaagaagaaatatgttggtAAAAGGTATTTAGACAAGAAAAGgagagaatttcttgagttgCGTCAAGGAAATAGATCAGTAGCTGAGTTTGAAAGAGAgtcagtaaatatgctcaagaaaTTGTGCCAAccgaagaagaaatgtgtatctggtttgaagaagggttgaatgatgaaattcgAATGATGATTGGAGGTAATGAAATACTAGAATTTTTTCTTTTGTCTAGTCGTGCATAAAAGATGGAAGAGGCGTACAACCAACAAATGTAACGAGATAAGCGAAATCGAGAATCTTACAAAAGGGGTTCTTCTAAACCATTTTTAGTATCATCGACGAAAAAGTCTAAAGATGATTTCAGTTGAGCTACCTCAATGCCTGAACGTTCGAATAAAAACAAGACGATTCAACATGATTACGAGGTATCTACTAGACCCTCTATTAGTGTAGGTAGTGTGCAAAATGCTCTTAAGCCTAAATACATATATTGTGGGAAA from Gossypium hirsutum isolate 1008001.06 chromosome D04, Gossypium_hirsutum_v2.1, whole genome shotgun sequence encodes:
- the LOC107899303 gene encoding dof zinc finger protein DOF5.1; the protein is MVFSSIPAYLDPPHWQHHTNHQAGPSSSTSGHQLPPPPGPPQPPPAQQPQGGGGAGSIRPGSMTDRARLANIHMPEAALKCPRCESTNTKFCYFNNYNLTQPRHFCRTCKRYWTRGGALRNVPVGGGCRRNKRSKGSSSKSAVTDDRQTASSSSKSSGSTDILGLGTQVPPLRFMSPLHNLTDFGLNYGTISAPVGGPSDLSFQIASTWSGGATAAPGMIGWEHWRLQQAPQFPFLGGLESSSGLYQFETVGVEPSGHGGGPKISSSAATQMASVKMDGNNQQELNLSKQILGVPGNDEYWGGTAWTDLSRFSSSSTSNPL